A single genomic interval of bacterium harbors:
- a CDS encoding prepilin-type N-terminal cleavage/methylation domain-containing protein: protein MKNERGSSLVGMLVALAVIAVMVSVFYIYKPFSQTPAINVKGSTKQTQVGQAMDKGREGSCVNNLSQIKAGLEVIKVDGDLPPDLDGLKRALKFPDSMFVCPVNGQPYSYNPQIGEVHCPNGHG, encoded by the coding sequence GAAGAACGAGCGTGGTTCGTCATTGGTTGGTATGCTTGTCGCGTTGGCTGTTATCGCAGTAATGGTTTCCGTGTTCTACATCTACAAGCCATTTAGCCAAACACCGGCTATCAACGTGAAGGGCAGCACGAAGCAAACTCAAGTTGGGCAAGCAATGGATAAGGGACGGGAAGGAAGTTGTGTAAATAACCTTTCCCAAATCAAAGCCGGTCTCGAGGTTATTAAGGTAGACGGTGATCTCCCGCCTGATCTAGATGGGCTGAAAAGGGCGCTTAAATTTCCTGATAGCATGTTCGTATGCCCTGTCAATGGGCAACCCTATAGCTACAATCCTCAAATCGGCGAGGTACACTGTCCAAACGGCCACGGGTAG
- the accC gene encoding acetyl-CoA carboxylase biotin carboxylase subunit — protein sequence MFEKILIANRGEIAVRVIRACREMGIKSVAIYSEADANSLHARLADESVCVGPGPNQESYMNIGNVLMAAMVTGAEAIHPGYAYFSEQSQFAEACASSNIKFIGPSPKAIGLMGEKAKAREVVSVAGAPVIPGTDGVVLNEQEAVKEANKIGYPILVKASAGGGGRGIRRVDAEEELPKALRLAQQEALSCFGDGDVYLEKCLVDPRHVEIQILADEHGNTIYLGERECSIQNMRHQKIIEEAPAVGMTPELRKRMGEAAVKAARAVNYANAGTVEFLLDSTGDFYFLEMNTRLQVEHPVTEMVTGLDLVKLQIRVAFGEMLPLVQEDINLNGHAIEVRINAVDPDNEFAPSAGRINEWIEPGGPGIRIDSYVYAGYEVPPYYDAMIAKMIVHAEDRPAAIARLRRALREFVVTGIKTNLPFLRQLVEVEDYIQGNLSTGLVGRLFKNGNNGSIAVRS from the coding sequence ATGTTTGAAAAGATACTTATTGCTAATAGGGGAGAGATCGCGGTTCGAGTGATACGGGCTTGCCGCGAAATGGGGATTAAGAGCGTTGCGATTTATTCGGAAGCAGACGCTAATTCGCTTCATGCGCGTTTGGCGGATGAGAGTGTTTGTGTCGGGCCTGGGCCTAATCAAGAAAGCTATATGAATATCGGTAACGTGCTTATGGCCGCGATGGTCACCGGCGCTGAGGCAATTCATCCTGGATATGCCTATTTCTCCGAGCAATCCCAGTTCGCTGAGGCATGCGCATCCTCCAACATCAAATTTATCGGCCCCTCCCCAAAGGCTATTGGGCTTATGGGCGAAAAGGCAAAGGCCCGTGAAGTGGTTTCGGTTGCAGGCGCGCCGGTTATTCCCGGAACTGATGGGGTTGTGCTCAACGAACAAGAGGCGGTCAAGGAAGCGAACAAGATTGGCTATCCGATTTTAGTGAAAGCATCGGCTGGTGGCGGTGGTCGCGGTATTCGTCGAGTCGATGCTGAAGAAGAGCTACCCAAAGCCCTTCGCTTAGCTCAACAAGAAGCCCTTTCATGCTTTGGTGATGGCGATGTCTATCTCGAAAAGTGCCTCGTTGATCCCCGCCATGTTGAAATTCAAATATTGGCCGATGAGCATGGCAATACAATCTATTTGGGAGAGCGTGAATGTTCGATCCAGAACATGCGTCACCAGAAAATAATCGAAGAGGCGCCTGCGGTTGGGATGACCCCTGAGCTTAGGAAACGTATGGGTGAAGCGGCTGTCAAAGCTGCCCGGGCGGTTAATTACGCGAATGCAGGCACTGTTGAATTTTTATTGGATTCAACCGGCGACTTCTATTTTCTGGAGATGAATACCCGGCTTCAAGTCGAGCATCCGGTTACGGAAATGGTTACCGGTCTTGACCTTGTGAAGTTGCAAATTAGAGTTGCTTTTGGTGAAATGCTTCCGCTTGTGCAGGAAGATATAAACCTCAATGGACATGCCATTGAGGTTCGAATCAATGCTGTTGACCCTGACAATGAGTTCGCGCCATCGGCTGGGAGAATTAATGAATGGATCGAGCCTGGTGGCCCCGGAATACGTATTGATTCTTATGTCTATGCAGGCTACGAAGTGCCGCCCTATTACGATGCGATGATCGCTAAAATGATCGTTCATGCCGAAGACCGACCGGCGGCGATTGCACGGCTAAGAAGAGCTTTGCGTGAGTTTGTTGTTACAGGGATTAAGACGAACCTACCGTTCCTCAGGCAGTTAGTTGAGGTTGAGGATTATATCCAAGGTAATCTCTCAACCGGTCTGGTGGGACGTCTTTTCAAGAATGGGAATAATGGAAGTATTGCGGTCAGGAGCTAG
- the nusB gene encoding transcription antitermination factor NusB: protein MPIRSRRVAREWILKILYEIDIAKKNPLEAVADEIEEEPLDKDTADFVKQLVEGVSQHREELDKRIASLSHEWALDRQPVVDRNILRMCSYEILYCPGVPPAAAINEAVELAKKYSTAESGRFVNGVLGALLDSLAPEEKAHL from the coding sequence ATGCCAATCCGATCGAGACGTGTTGCCCGAGAATGGATATTAAAAATCCTATATGAAATCGATATAGCGAAAAAGAATCCGCTTGAAGCTGTTGCAGATGAGATTGAAGAGGAGCCATTAGATAAAGATACCGCTGATTTTGTAAAGCAGTTGGTCGAAGGGGTTTCTCAGCATCGTGAGGAGTTGGATAAGAGAATAGCTTCACTATCTCATGAGTGGGCGCTTGATCGACAGCCTGTGGTTGATCGTAATATTCTTAGAATGTGCAGTTATGAAATCCTCTATTGTCCCGGTGTTCCACCTGCGGCGGCAATCAATGAAGCTGTTGAATTGGCAAAGAAATACAGCACTGCCGAATCGGGTCGGTTTGTAAATGGCGTTTTAGGGGCATTGCTTGATAGTCTCGCACCTGAAGAAAAAGCGCATCTCTAG
- a CDS encoding bifunctional 5,10-methylenetetrahydrofolate dehydrogenase/5,10-methenyltetrahydrofolate cyclohydrolase, with amino-acid sequence METKILDGTTTSKVIREQIKERIAKLNANGVSVTLAAVLVGDDPASHTYVKMKTRQCEAVGIGSQTYILPASATQEEVETLVKRLSDDPDVTGILVQHPLPKGLDEYSVLAAISPAKDIDGISPFSLGALVANKVAFEAATPKGIIALLEHYQLPIEGQRVVIIGRSVILGKPLALMMMNRHATVTVCHTRTKDIKAISREADILVVAAGRPELVNAEWIKPGAVVIDAGYNKVEGRQGDVGDVDYESAKQVASWITPVPGGVGPMTIAMLLTNTTDAAEQKTI; translated from the coding sequence ATGGAAACAAAGATACTCGATGGAACAACAACATCAAAAGTAATTCGCGAGCAGATAAAAGAACGCATCGCTAAATTGAATGCTAATGGAGTTTCAGTAACCCTTGCAGCGGTGCTCGTTGGCGATGACCCTGCTTCACATACCTATGTGAAGATGAAAACTCGTCAGTGTGAGGCTGTTGGTATAGGTTCGCAGACCTATATCCTACCGGCCAGCGCTACACAAGAAGAGGTTGAAACACTTGTCAAGCGTCTAAGCGATGATCCTGACGTGACCGGTATTCTCGTTCAACATCCGCTTCCGAAGGGGCTTGATGAGTATTCAGTACTGGCCGCCATCAGTCCCGCTAAAGACATCGATGGAATATCTCCCTTTTCACTGGGAGCGCTAGTGGCAAATAAAGTTGCTTTCGAAGCTGCCACACCTAAAGGTATTATTGCGCTGCTCGAGCATTATCAGCTTCCTATTGAAGGCCAACGCGTCGTCATCATTGGCCGTAGCGTCATTTTAGGCAAGCCTTTGGCATTAATGATGATGAACCGCCACGCCACTGTCACCGTTTGCCACACCCGCACCAAAGATATCAAAGCAATCTCACGTGAAGCTGATATTTTGGTCGTAGCTGCAGGTCGACCGGAGCTAGTGAATGCCGAATGGATCAAACCCGGCGCAGTAGTTATCGATGCTGGCTATAACAAAGTCGAAGGCCGCCAGGGTGACGTCGGTGACGTTGACTACGAATCCGCCAAGCAAGTCGCCAGTTGGATAACCCCCGTCCCCGGCGGAGTAGGCCCCATGACCATAGCCATGCTCCTCACCAACACTACCGACGCCGCCGAGCAAAAAACGATATAG
- a CDS encoding NADH-quinone oxidoreductase subunit A — protein MNTLIVIGVFTAVGILIVAVTLGLSHLLAPYRPNPTKGETYECGAETFSDAWRQVNLHYYLFALLFVVFDVEAALLYPVALCAKGAGWTPVVEVAMFIVILGFGLLYAWRKGALKWE, from the coding sequence ATGAACACACTTATCGTTATTGGCGTTTTTACTGCGGTCGGAATCTTAATAGTCGCTGTGACATTAGGGTTATCCCATCTTCTAGCGCCGTATCGTCCAAACCCTACTAAAGGTGAGACTTACGAGTGCGGAGCTGAGACGTTTTCCGATGCTTGGCGGCAGGTAAACCTTCATTACTACCTCTTTGCCTTGCTCTTTGTTGTCTTTGATGTTGAAGCTGCGCTTCTTTACCCTGTTGCGTTATGCGCCAAGGGCGCCGGTTGGACGCCTGTGGTTGAGGTTGCGATGTTTATTGTTATTTTAGGGTTTGGCTTGCTTTACGCTTGGCGAAAGGGCGCATTAAAGTGGGAATAA
- a CDS encoding NADH-quinone oxidoreductase subunit B family protein, with protein MNVPGGSILVAKLSDVVGWARKSSMWSLTFGLSCCAIEMMATAASRYDLDRFGVMFRATPRQADVMIVAGWVSVKMAPFIKRLYDQMPEPKYVIAMGGCASAGGPYRDSITIVKGVDQFIPVDVYIYGCPPRPENLIHGIIKLQDRIQEQHKFEKQGKPMPKPDPIIVQ; from the coding sequence GTGAATGTACCTGGCGGATCTATACTCGTTGCAAAATTGAGTGATGTCGTTGGGTGGGCGCGAAAGTCCTCGATGTGGTCTTTGACTTTTGGTCTTTCATGCTGTGCCATTGAGATGATGGCTACTGCTGCTTCACGCTATGACCTCGACCGTTTCGGCGTAATGTTCCGAGCAACCCCTCGTCAGGCGGATGTGATGATAGTGGCCGGATGGGTTTCAGTAAAAATGGCCCCTTTCATCAAGAGGCTTTACGATCAAATGCCTGAACCGAAGTATGTGATCGCTATGGGGGGATGTGCCAGCGCCGGCGGTCCTTATCGCGATTCAATTACTATTGTTAAAGGCGTCGACCAGTTCATACCGGTCGATGTTTATATATACGGCTGCCCGCCTCGACCGGAGAACTTGATTCACGGCATCATCAAGTTGCAAGATCGGATACAAGAACAGCACAAATTTGAAAAGCAGGGCAAACCTATGCCGAAACCCGATCCGATTATCGTGCAGTAA
- a CDS encoding NADH-quinone oxidoreductase subunit C: MSEEKTNQLVVLLQKMQEKLKQPISELQQVSANEVRARVIPDAWASVALYLHDDPDWQMNYPADLTVWDTGEEFVVMVRLWSDVTNVNVLLFTHIPRIGPTISSLSSIWPGLNWHEREMFDMYGVIFEGHPNLKRILLPDDWQGYPFRKDYVPEENDNPLHGPQPVN, from the coding sequence ATGAGTGAAGAAAAAACCAATCAACTAGTAGTGCTCCTGCAAAAGATGCAGGAAAAGCTAAAGCAACCGATAAGCGAACTTCAACAAGTAAGTGCAAACGAAGTTCGTGCCCGTGTCATTCCTGATGCATGGGCAAGTGTTGCGCTTTATCTACACGATGACCCCGACTGGCAGATGAACTATCCGGCTGATTTGACCGTATGGGACACCGGCGAGGAATTCGTGGTGATGGTCCGTTTGTGGTCTGACGTGACCAATGTGAACGTCTTGCTCTTTACTCATATTCCTCGAATTGGACCTACCATCTCTTCGCTATCCTCCATTTGGCCGGGACTGAATTGGCATGAGCGCGAGATGTTTGATATGTATGGAGTTATCTTTGAAGGCCATCCGAACCTGAAACGAATTCTGCTGCCGGATGATTGGCAGGGCTATCCGTTTAGAAAAGACTACGTGCCGGAGGAGAATGATAACCCACTGCATGGCCCGCAGCCGGTGAATTAG
- a CDS encoding NADH-quinone oxidoreductase subunit D yields MITQGMVINVGPQHPSTHGVLRLILALDGEQIVACEPVVGYLHRGLEKLMEKRQYRHSIPFTDRLDYLAALSNNLGICQAIERLGDIEVPERAQYIRVLLVELNRIASHLIFLGTFGADLGATTVLLYSFREREMVLDLLEECTGARLTYNWIRAGGVPDDIPDGFGVKVLDFIKQMRNRLGENHMLFTRNRIFRTRTVGVGVLTKKMALAWGMSGPCARASGVNYDIRKVAPYEIYDRLDFDVPVYEAGDSRTRYLVRVEEIYQSMRIIEQVLKEMPDGPVLTKLPKVFKPPAGVAYSRIESPRGELSFVMVSDGTPNPLRVHIRAPSFVNLSVLPRLLTGAKVADLVAILGSFDLVLGEIDR; encoded by the coding sequence ATGATCACTCAGGGAATGGTGATCAACGTTGGCCCTCAGCACCCATCGACCCATGGCGTGCTGAGGCTAATTCTTGCGTTGGATGGCGAACAGATTGTTGCTTGCGAACCGGTTGTTGGGTATCTCCATCGCGGTCTTGAGAAGTTGATGGAGAAGCGCCAATACCGCCACAGTATTCCCTTTACCGATAGACTCGATTACTTGGCAGCATTATCTAACAACTTAGGCATCTGTCAGGCTATCGAGCGATTGGGCGATATTGAAGTGCCCGAACGGGCGCAATATATCCGCGTGCTATTAGTCGAACTAAATCGTATTGCAAGTCATTTAATCTTTCTGGGTACATTCGGCGCTGACTTGGGCGCTACAACGGTCTTGCTTTACTCCTTCCGCGAGCGTGAAATGGTGCTTGATCTGTTGGAAGAATGCACAGGTGCGCGTTTGACCTACAATTGGATTAGGGCGGGGGGGGTGCCGGATGATATCCCTGATGGATTTGGCGTAAAGGTATTGGATTTTATCAAACAGATGCGCAACAGGTTAGGTGAAAATCATATGCTTTTCACTAGAAACCGCATCTTCCGAACGCGAACAGTAGGCGTGGGTGTTTTGACCAAGAAAATGGCGTTGGCTTGGGGTATGAGTGGGCCATGCGCTAGGGCTTCTGGGGTCAACTATGATATTCGCAAAGTTGCTCCCTATGAGATTTATGACAGATTAGACTTTGATGTTCCTGTGTATGAAGCGGGCGATTCGCGTACTCGCTATCTGGTGCGGGTAGAAGAAATATATCAAAGCATGCGTATTATCGAGCAAGTTCTTAAGGAGATGCCCGATGGCCCCGTCCTTACTAAATTGCCTAAGGTCTTCAAACCGCCGGCAGGGGTGGCTTATTCGCGAATTGAAAGTCCGCGTGGTGAACTTAGTTTTGTGATGGTGAGTGACGGCACACCGAATCCGTTGCGAGTACATATCCGCGCTCCCTCTTTTGTGAATTTAAGTGTGTTGCCACGACTGCTAACCGGCGCTAAGGTTGCTGATCTTGTAGCTATACTTGGCAGCTTTGACCTTGTTTTGGGGGAGATAGACAGATGA
- the nuoH gene encoding NADH-quinone oxidoreductase subunit NuoH: MMQIIMKLIQEYPLLWTFVKAVILGSFVLMCPLLLIWMERKVAGAIQSRVGPKHVGPHGLLQSVADALKLLMKESTVPTLADKRIYFIAPYVAYLSTLLTFMVLPFSPTWVALDMDVAVLFVIGVSLFNAVAIMMAGWASNNKFSLLGGLRAVAQLLAYEIPIALSVLCVVFYTGTMSLTEIVKQQHLHGWNVLQAPLAIASLIYFISSLAEVNRTPFDLPEAESELVSGFNTEYSGMRFGLFFVAEFANTFFVAAFAAALFFGGWSGPYLPPIVWFFLKVFVLVFIHMWVRWTPPRLRIDQLLKFAWQFMVPLSLLNLLFAIMMVALR, translated from the coding sequence ATGATGCAAATCATCATGAAGTTAATTCAGGAATATCCCCTCCTATGGACATTCGTTAAGGCCGTTATTTTAGGCTCATTCGTGCTGATGTGCCCGTTATTGCTGATTTGGATGGAACGCAAAGTTGCGGGAGCAATACAAAGCCGAGTTGGTCCTAAACATGTGGGACCACATGGGTTGTTGCAGTCGGTTGCCGATGCCCTTAAACTATTGATGAAAGAATCGACAGTCCCAACTCTGGCAGATAAGCGTATCTATTTCATCGCGCCTTATGTTGCCTATTTATCGACGCTGTTGACCTTCATGGTACTTCCTTTCAGCCCAACATGGGTTGCGCTGGATATGGATGTGGCCGTGCTCTTTGTTATTGGGGTATCGCTGTTTAATGCAGTTGCGATCATGATGGCAGGGTGGGCATCGAACAACAAATTTTCATTATTAGGCGGCCTTCGTGCGGTGGCTCAACTACTTGCCTATGAGATACCCATCGCGTTATCTGTACTATGCGTGGTGTTTTATACCGGTACGATGAGTCTGACAGAGATAGTTAAACAGCAACATCTACATGGCTGGAATGTGCTCCAAGCGCCGCTGGCGATCGCATCGCTCATTTACTTTATTTCTTCATTAGCGGAAGTCAACCGCACCCCATTTGACTTGCCGGAAGCCGAATCCGAGTTAGTTAGTGGGTTCAACACGGAGTATTCCGGGATGAGGTTCGGGCTTTTCTTTGTGGCGGAGTTCGCGAACACATTCTTTGTGGCTGCATTCGCGGCCGCTTTATTCTTTGGGGGATGGAGCGGGCCATACTTGCCGCCAATCGTGTGGTTCTTTTTGAAGGTGTTTGTGCTAGTCTTTATTCATATGTGGGTGCGTTGGACGCCTCCGCGTTTGCGCATCGACCAATTACTTAAATTTGCGTGGCAATTCATGGTGCCATTGAGCCTTTTGAACTTATTATTTGCGATTATGATGGTAGCTTTACGCTAA
- a CDS encoding NADH-quinone oxidoreductase subunit I yields MKMLRRGIYFIWDSIISNIRGLRVTLRNFVMRKTTICYPYERREMPPRYRGLFYLKWNEEKQRLNCIGCTLCVQACPTNVISMVKLGKGTHAGVSDFRMDLGRCLFCNLCVEACPFDAIYMGPKYELASSKRDACVFNLVTLAQGGEDYAKKNIETITKLLSQEETVKPA; encoded by the coding sequence ATGAAGATGCTTCGTCGGGGAATCTATTTCATATGGGACTCGATAATTAGCAACATCCGCGGCTTGCGGGTGACGTTGCGCAATTTCGTGATGCGTAAAACGACCATATGTTATCCCTACGAACGACGAGAAATGCCTCCCAGATATCGGGGGCTTTTCTATTTGAAGTGGAATGAGGAGAAGCAGCGCCTAAATTGTATCGGCTGTACTCTCTGCGTCCAAGCTTGTCCAACGAATGTGATTTCGATGGTTAAACTGGGTAAGGGAACCCATGCAGGCGTGAGCGACTTTCGCATGGATTTAGGAAGATGCCTTTTCTGCAATTTATGCGTAGAAGCATGTCCCTTCGATGCAATTTATATGGGACCTAAATACGAATTAGCCAGTTCAAAACGCGATGCTTGTGTTTTCAACCTAGTGACATTAGCCCAAGGCGGAGAAGATTACGCCAAGAAGAATATAGAAACCATTACTAAGCTTTTATCACAAGAAGAGACAGTAAAACCAGCGTAG
- a CDS encoding NADH-quinone oxidoreductase subunit J: MDLIEAFLFATVSFMTLIGGLMVVGSRNLVHAGFWLLPFFLGIGGFYLLMNMEFLFVLQLLIYAGAVMVLVLFALMLTKNVMSKKLSPINKLFYPGLASGFGMIVILSIFVWRALGSYNQTVLPVEGDIIRNLGKMLLTDYVLPFELTSALLLSALLGAIFLARKPEIMQGGHKH; the protein is encoded by the coding sequence ATGGATCTAATAGAAGCGTTTTTATTCGCAACAGTAAGTTTTATGACACTCATCGGGGGATTGATGGTGGTGGGGTCGCGGAATCTTGTGCATGCAGGGTTCTGGCTCCTGCCTTTCTTTTTGGGAATTGGCGGATTTTATCTATTGATGAACATGGAGTTCCTGTTTGTGTTGCAACTGCTGATTTATGCGGGCGCGGTGATGGTGCTGGTGTTGTTTGCCCTGATGCTAACTAAGAATGTCATGAGTAAGAAACTGTCTCCAATCAACAAACTTTTCTATCCCGGTCTGGCGTCGGGGTTTGGGATGATTGTAATCCTGTCGATATTCGTCTGGAGAGCCTTAGGTTCATACAATCAGACAGTTCTACCTGTTGAGGGAGATATTATTCGTAACTTGGGCAAGATGCTGTTGACCGATTATGTGCTTCCGTTTGAATTAACTTCTGCACTGCTGTTGAGTGCGCTCTTAGGGGCGATATTCCTTGCACGAAAACCTGAAATAATGCAAGGAGGGCATAAACATTGA
- the nuoK gene encoding NADH-quinone oxidoreductase subunit NuoK: protein MSTLLFGMGLYGMIARRNAIAVLMSVEVMLNAANLNFVAFWRYLYPQSLEGAVFVLVTITVAAAEAAVGLAVVLSVYRTLGTINVDEVSGLKG, encoded by the coding sequence ATGAGCACGCTGCTTTTCGGCATGGGGCTTTATGGAATGATAGCGCGCCGTAATGCCATAGCCGTCCTGATGTCAGTGGAAGTGATGCTAAACGCCGCGAACCTTAACTTTGTTGCCTTCTGGAGATACCTTTATCCGCAATCACTCGAAGGGGCCGTTTTCGTGTTAGTCACGATTACTGTGGCGGCGGCTGAGGCTGCGGTGGGGTTGGCAGTGGTGCTTTCGGTCTATCGAACCCTTGGCACTATTAACGTTGATGAAGTGAGTGGGTTGAAGGGATAA
- the nuoL gene encoding NADH-quinone oxidoreductase subunit L, with translation MAQLFWTAPIWCAIAALITALFFVPRRKATWVAALPTVLAVCWSAVLAIFAWQAKTHNLDVRIDWLRIGDWTVMVGAHLDGLSAMMMVIVTSVSLMVQIYSIGYMAGDPGFAKYFSFMGLFTAAMLGLVLADNLLLLYMCWELVGLCSYLLIGFWYHKPEAASAAKKAFIVTRFGDVGFLLGMILISFAAKTFDIATIQAQVQSGTLTPLFGALPAFAGVVALLIFCGAAGKSAQFPLHIWLPDAMEGPTPVSALIHAATMVAAGVFLVARMFFLFEVSPLALQVVTIIGALTAFMGATIALVQTDIKRILAYSTISQLGYMMMALGLADKVAAMFHLGTHAYFKSLLFLTAGSVIHAVHSQDISELGGLGKKLKITAATALIGGLALAGFPGLSGFWSKDEILAAALHRGNMFALGAGLLTALLTAFYMTRFWVLTFMGKPRSDKAANAHESPAVMTLPLLALAVVAVIGGYAAPSVKEALAHGEAGSLMSYPLMLTATLISLIGISGGYLFYRNGLAQGDPLHKALIKPVYIFFERKWFIDDFFTHFVAAGVLVFARVIAWIDRHIIDGTVNLIAGLMGIAGSKLRLLTNGQAQFYAFVLIISILATMLVMLEQLSR, from the coding sequence ATGGCGCAACTATTCTGGACAGCTCCAATATGGTGTGCAATCGCAGCGTTAATTACTGCTCTGTTTTTCGTGCCGCGTCGTAAGGCAACTTGGGTTGCGGCATTACCAACAGTGCTGGCTGTCTGTTGGAGCGCTGTTCTTGCCATCTTCGCTTGGCAGGCTAAAACACATAATTTAGATGTCCGCATCGATTGGTTGCGGATTGGTGATTGGACCGTAATGGTTGGCGCTCACCTGGATGGTTTGTCTGCCATGATGATGGTCATCGTAACCTCTGTCAGTCTGATGGTGCAGATTTACTCGATAGGTTATATGGCTGGCGATCCGGGCTTTGCGAAATATTTCTCATTCATGGGACTTTTCACTGCGGCTATGTTGGGGTTGGTGCTTGCCGATAACTTGCTGCTGCTTTATATGTGCTGGGAGTTGGTCGGCCTGTGTTCATACTTGCTAATCGGTTTTTGGTATCATAAGCCGGAAGCGGCAAGCGCGGCAAAGAAAGCGTTTATTGTCACACGGTTTGGTGATGTGGGCTTCCTGCTGGGCATGATTTTGATTTCTTTTGCAGCTAAGACCTTCGATATCGCTACAATTCAAGCACAAGTGCAGTCAGGTACATTAACCCCATTATTTGGCGCATTACCGGCTTTTGCGGGAGTGGTTGCGCTGCTCATTTTCTGTGGAGCAGCAGGGAAGAGCGCTCAGTTCCCGCTCCATATCTGGCTGCCAGATGCGATGGAAGGCCCAACTCCGGTTTCCGCCTTAATCCACGCCGCCACGATGGTTGCTGCCGGTGTGTTCCTTGTGGCACGGATGTTCTTTTTATTCGAAGTCTCTCCTTTAGCCCTTCAAGTGGTCACGATAATCGGTGCGCTCACAGCCTTTATGGGCGCAACAATCGCTTTGGTACAAACCGATATCAAGCGCATTCTCGCTTATTCTACTATCAGCCAACTAGGCTATATGATGATGGCCTTGGGCTTAGCAGATAAGGTTGCGGCGATGTTCCACCTGGGCACTCATGCTTACTTCAAGTCACTGCTCTTCCTAACGGCTGGAAGTGTTATTCATGCAGTGCATTCACAGGATATCAGTGAGCTTGGGGGGTTGGGGAAGAAGCTCAAGATTACGGCAGCAACGGCGCTTATCGGCGGCCTCGCATTAGCTGGGTTCCCTGGATTAAGCGGTTTCTGGAGTAAAGATGAGATATTGGCTGCGGCGCTTCATAGAGGTAATATGTTCGCCCTTGGAGCGGGATTACTTACAGCCTTATTAACCGCGTTCTATATGACTCGCTTCTGGGTGCTTACCTTTATGGGCAAGCCGCGTTCGGATAAAGCCGCTAACGCTCATGAATCACCGGCAGTAATGACTTTGCCTCTATTGGCCTTGGCTGTTGTGGCAGTAATCGGCGGATATGCAGCGCCATCGGTTAAGGAAGCACTCGCTCATGGTGAAGCGGGTTCATTGATGTCTTACCCATTGATGCTAACAGCGACGCTTATTTCCCTGATCGGCATCAGTGGAGGCTATTTGTTCTATCGAAATGGTTTGGCGCAGGGAGATCCGCTGCATAAGGCGCTTATCAAACCTGTCTATATCTTCTTTGAGCGCAAGTGGTTTATCGATGATTTCTTTACCCATTTCGTAGCTGCAGGAGTGCTTGTATTTGCGAGAGTGATTGCATGGATTGATCGGCACATCATTGATGGTACTGTGAACTTAATTGCAGGCTTGATGGGTATAGCAGGCAGTAAACTGAGGCTCCTGACAAATGGCCAGGCGCAATTTTATGCCTTTGTGCTGATAATCAGTATTCTTGCAACGATGTTGGTTATGCTCGAACAGTTGTCGCGCTAG